A segment of the Cutaneotrichosporon cavernicola HIS019 DNA, chromosome: 6 genome:
gtCGTGCCCAGCCTAGTTGAGTCGATGTCCAGCTCGAGAGGCAGTCttttctctctctctcttttcccactctccactctccaTTCTTGCCCGCTTTTCGTGCCActctcgctcgccacccaTACCCTCCCTCCATAGACCCAGTTGTCCAGTGTGACTGACGAAGGGGAGCAGTGACGTACAGCCCACTTACGTCCACGTGGCAATCATCTCGTCATGACTCGTCATGTCATGAACGCCCCGCCCAGGCACGGTGCTGTAATGTAATGTTTATATAGAGAACATGAGATCCTGCGCAGGCACACGGTAAACAAGTCAGGCGCGAGCCAGGAGTAGCTAACAGGCGGAACAGGTGGTGAGTGGGTGTTTGGTGCGAAATGGGGGGTGTGTGATGGAGGATGTGAATTACTGGCGCGATGATCCACCCTCCCAGTTGATCGTCCAACTCACCTCTACCCACTTTCTACATCCAACACACCATTGACAACGACGCGCAGGACGCTCGTCACAATGTCACGGCCGCCGACCACGCCGTTCCCCACCTCGCTCAGAGAGCTGCAGCGGAAGCCCTCGCTCCGctcgctcctctccacAGCCCGTACTCACCTCCTCCTAACGCCTTTCGATCCCACCATCCTTCTACGCGTCCTAAACCACCTCTCGCGGGCGGACAAAGCctctcttcttcgcctAAACACTGCCTTCTActggctcgtcctcccgcTCATCTCAACCCACATTGTACTATCCGACACGCCATGGCCACGCCTCCGTCCCGTCGTCCGCCCACCACGAGAGTTCTGTGACTGGCTCGAAACACATCCCCCATCCTCATGGGTACGCCAGGTCAATGTATACCCTCACGCGTCGACCCGATGTATGGTCCATCACTACGAGCACGAGGTGGATACGGAGCACGCGCCACGCACACTGAACTGTCCCGAGCGGTTACCATTTCTCTCCCGTGTCCAGACACTGCGGATCCATGGCGCCCTCCATACCGATTCGGACAGGTGGCACGGGTTGACGGCCCAGTGCGCCGCATTGCAGAATGTACGAGCGCGTAAACTCGTTCTTGTCGGCgcaccctcgtcgacgccccTGACGAGTTTGCCGTATGCAGTTCTGGCCGCGGTGGACGAGtacgtcctcgtcctctctgaggcggtggaggcgcgTTCGATTGCCAACGACCTGGCGAATATGACAGTGAAGAGGGCGACGCTCATCTTTGCTGCAGAGCCGTGGATGCCGTTACGCGCCAATGAACATAACTGGGTCGCGTTCTTTGCCGAGTTGGGCCGCCAACTCGTCCACTTTCCCATCCACTTGCGCATCGTCAATGCCGGTGACATCAAAGTGGGGAGAGAGTGGGACATATCTCGCAGCGAGGCATACCTAGAATCACACCtccgcgacgcgctgcggGCCGAGCAAGCCGAATACAGGCCGTGGAGACGACCACGATGCGAGATCGAGTTTGTCAGTATGGCGACAtacctcctcgacgcgcctGAAGATGAGCTGGGTCCAGAGCGACTGGCCAAGTGGCGCATTAGCCTCTTATCGAAGGGCAGTTTGAAGCGACCACCGATAAGCTTGAGCCAGTCACCAAAGACGCGACGCCCAGCGCCCCTCAAGCCCGCCAGCAGGATAATGTCGCTTCGGACCCAGTCGGGGCCGGGGTCGCCTATCGCGTCGATGGCACATGCAGTTGCGAGACGGGCCAGCGATAagatggccgagcgcggcgagaagAGACTGGCAAGGCGGACCGTGTCGGAGAAACTGAGATGGGACGAGAACGTCCGTTTGTACTAGAGGTATTGTAGACTAGCATGTCGTTGGCTGCAGCAGCCAGTCGTGGTTCATTCTGGCGCCATTGATTCAACTTGAACACAAACTGTCGGCAGCTGAGGCAACGTCACTGGTAGCGTGGCTGCATTGAGCAAAGAGTGAATGTACAGTAGGTCGTGGCCATGGAACGCTCTGAGGTGAGGTACACTGTTCCAGGAGACCAATGCCAGTAAACGTTGTACGAGATAACGAAATCCAGTGTAACATGCCCAAATTCCCTCTTCTATCTCCTATTGAAGGCTGATTGCCGCACcaccgtcgacgagcagaCTCGCCCCGGTACAATACTTGGCCATGTCACTAGCGAAGAACACGACCGGCTGCGCGATATCGTCCGGCTCGCCAAGCCTCCCAATTGGAATCCGACCGACCATCTTCTCCCGCTTCTCGGGGTTCTGCAAGTCGTCCTTATTGATATTCGTCTCAATCGTACCTTTTTATCAGCCCAACTTTCTTGACACATACCTGGCAAGACGGAATTACACCGAATCCCCATGGGTCCGAGGGCGATTGCACAGCTCTCCATCAAGCTCTTGATCCCCGCCTTTGTCGGTGTATAATGACACTGTTCGGCGCCACCCATAAGAGCCGAGATACTGCTAATGGCAACAATACTTCCCCCGCGTGGTTCCTGTGTCGCCATGGCATTCGCCACTGCTTGGACGGCATAGAATGCGCCGTTGAGGTTGACGTCCTGAACGCGTTGCCAGAGGGTGTGTGGGAGATCCAGGAACGCGTGGAACGGACAGATACCGGCGTTGGAGACTAACACGTCGATTCGCCCGAATGCCTTTCCGGCCTCTACCAAGGCGGAGGAAGTTGAGGGGTCGGCAATGTCGCCTTGGACAAGAGATGATTGTGCGCCGGCAGCCTCGACTTGGGTCCGCACGGCCTGGACGTCGGGTagcgtcgacgcgtccaGGTGGTGTAGGACGAGTGCGCGGGCGCCGTGGTTCGCACATGCTGCTGTTAGGGGGCGTTGGGAGGGGGCGTACCGATCGCGATGGCGGCGCCGATGCCCGTGCTGCTGCCTGTCACGACAACAACCTTGTCCTCCAGAAGACGAGTGATCATGGCGACTGGGGGGGGGTTGTATGTTGTCGTTCCGGCTCATTTTGTGGTTCCGGCTTATTTTCTGGGATGAGTTGGTGGGCTTGTGGGCATGAGTCGGTGGGCGCGGTGCCGGGATATCATCCTCCCGATCTCCTATCAAGTATCGACGCCGGCCGGGTGGTGCTTCCGGCCCACTTGGCCGATCGGTGTCCGGGTTAAACCTCTTCCGAGATGTCGGAACTTCATGATGCCGAACCACACCACAGCGACGAGGCACTGCCGAGAGTCAGCCGAGTCGGCCAGACTACTTTAAGCTGGACAGATCAAGGTCATTGCTCCATCACCCACATCGCAACCATGTCCAAGGAGTGGCCTACTATCGTAAGTCGAATCTGCCAATCTGCTCCCCACTGACTCCAGACCAAGCTCGAGACGTTCATCCCCAGCGCGACCGGGTCCGGCGGCGACTACCACCGCCAGGCCAACGAGCACTGGAGTGAGTCTCTCCTGCCCCCAAAGCCCAATTCCCAATTTcccgctaaccccagtcgTCCAGGGAAACATCTCGTGCCCGATGCACAAATACGACGAGTACcgctcctcgcggacgTCGTGGGGTATCGGCGTCCTCGGGTCCATCTtcgtcaagctcaccgCGTCCGACGGGACCGTCGGATACGCGACGGGTTTTGGCGGTCCGCCAGCGTGTTGGCTCATTGAGGAGCATTACAAGCGATTCATTCTGGGACAGGACCCGCGCGACACCAACAAGATGTGGGACATGATGTTCCGTGCAAGCATGTTCTACGGTCGCAAGGGTGAGTGCTTGTTGCAGCTCGATGAGCTGACATTTAGGCTTGCCTTTGGCTGCCATCTCGgttgtcgacctcgccatctGGGACTTGATCGGTAAGATCCGTGGCGAACCCATCTACAAGATGATCGGCGGGCGCACCAAGAAGGATATTCCACTCTACCTCACTGGACCCAAACCGGCCGTCGCTAAGAAACTTGGGTTCTGGGGCGCCAAAGTGCCCCTTCCCCATGG
Coding sequences within it:
- the DHG2 gene encoding uncharacterized protein (KR domain): MITRLLEDKVVVVTGSSTGIGAAIAIACANHGARALVLHHLDASTLPDVQAVRTQVEAAGAQSSLVQGDIADPSTSSALVEAGKAFGRIDVLVSNAGICPFHAFLDLPHTLWQRVQDVNLNGAFYAVQAVANAMATQEPRGGSIVAISSISALMGGAEQCHYTPTKAGIKSLMESCAIALGPMGIRCNSVLPGTIETNINKDDLQNPEKREKMVGRIPIGRLGEPDDIAQPVVFFASDMAKYCTGASLLVDGGAAISLQ